In one window of Oleidesulfovibrio alaskensis DSM 16109 DNA:
- a CDS encoding glycosyltransferase: MNTVIVVNYNSSRFVSLILECVARLSECTGEIIITDNGSHPSDVARLMRMCSLYDNTLVLPRKQTMTPSLAHGGALDAMLPYVRTPYVTVMDADACFLQYGWDKIMIGELKGDCHAVGTPHAFSAPYRYIDFPLMYATMYKTDTLRELNCKFVPIEGKETVGYDTGWEIRHKFREARLTAKVFSPRSTRDWKGGAFNRVVCTEYWHNDALIASHFGRGSTVGAAKYFKVLSVPVVAPALRRFVGLRERQLWIQTARELIASQCGASRCAM, encoded by the coding sequence ATGAATACAGTAATCGTCGTTAATTATAACTCTTCGCGTTTTGTCTCGCTTATTCTGGAATGTGTTGCCAGACTTTCAGAGTGCACCGGTGAAATCATCATAACGGATAACGGTTCGCACCCCTCTGATGTCGCCAGATTAATGCGGATGTGTTCCCTGTATGACAATACGCTTGTGCTGCCACGCAAGCAGACTATGACGCCGAGTCTTGCACACGGAGGAGCTCTTGATGCCATGCTGCCATATGTCAGGACGCCATATGTGACAGTCATGGATGCAGATGCGTGTTTTTTGCAGTATGGATGGGACAAAATTATGATAGGTGAGCTAAAAGGCGACTGCCATGCCGTTGGTACGCCGCATGCTTTTAGCGCTCCATATAGATATATAGATTTCCCGCTGATGTATGCTACTATGTATAAGACTGATACATTAAGAGAACTGAACTGCAAATTTGTACCGATCGAAGGTAAAGAGACAGTCGGTTATGATACAGGTTGGGAAATACGTCATAAATTTCGTGAAGCTCGATTGACTGCCAAGGTGTTCTCTCCTCGCTCTACGCGCGACTGGAAGGGAGGGGCTTTCAATCGCGTTGTCTGTACCGAATACTGGCACAATGATGCTTTGATTGCATCCCACTTCGGGAGGGGGAGCACCGTTGGGGCGGCAAAGTATTTTAAAGTTCTTTCCGTCCCTGTTGTGGCTCCTGCCTTGCGGCGTTTTGTCGGGTTGCGTGAGCGCCAGCTCTGGATTCAGACCGCAAGAGAGCTTATTGCATCACAATGTGGTGCTTCCCGTTGCGCTATGTAA
- a CDS encoding glycosyltransferase family 4 protein → MMSAKSKLKQLGANIRYSLTSAPFSELTIVSEKDAWSLACDVEEVHKICQRLNFPVRTAHWAGVFRQPLFYLSKYFLLQPGLHLHGMNRVAMAYYHGYPGSDEIADRCLASLRRYHHKIARIQVTHQRIREVLLEQGVAEEKLHMIPIGIDTELFTAVTDELRAAARERLGIPEAAFLVGSFQKDGVGWGDGLVPKRIKGPDILVETLAMAKQRIPELWVLLTGPARGYVKAQLDRLGIPYRHLFLQNFKELPACYHALDAYLVSSREEGGPKAVLESMATGVPVVSTPVGQASHLIRSGVNGLLASGFSPEELTAFIVALYEDSEISCLFKERGLVTACQNSYGAQLSLWQRFFSGMLGR, encoded by the coding sequence GCTAAATCCAAGCTGAAGCAACTGGGCGCCAACATTCGTTATTCATTAACATCTGCGCCGTTCAGCGAACTGACCATAGTTTCTGAAAAAGACGCATGGTCGCTGGCCTGCGATGTTGAAGAAGTTCATAAGATCTGCCAAAGGCTGAATTTTCCCGTGCGCACCGCTCACTGGGCCGGTGTGTTCAGACAGCCCCTTTTTTATTTAAGCAAGTACTTTCTTTTGCAGCCGGGTCTGCACCTCCACGGCATGAACAGGGTGGCTATGGCCTATTACCACGGGTATCCCGGCAGTGATGAAATTGCCGACCGATGTCTGGCTTCCCTGCGTCGATATCATCATAAAATTGCACGTATTCAGGTGACCCACCAGCGTATCCGCGAAGTTTTGCTGGAGCAAGGTGTGGCTGAAGAAAAGCTGCATATGATTCCGATCGGAATTGATACTGAACTTTTTACTGCCGTAACTGACGAGCTTCGCGCAGCGGCCAGAGAGCGGCTGGGCATCCCCGAAGCTGCTTTTCTGGTGGGGTCGTTTCAAAAAGACGGAGTAGGCTGGGGTGACGGGTTGGTCCCGAAAAGAATCAAGGGACCGGATATTCTGGTCGAGACACTCGCAATGGCAAAACAGAGAATTCCTGAGTTATGGGTGCTTCTGACAGGACCCGCACGGGGATACGTCAAAGCGCAACTGGACAGGCTCGGCATTCCGTACCGCCATTTGTTTTTACAGAATTTTAAAGAATTGCCGGCGTGTTACCATGCTCTTGACGCCTATCTGGTTTCTTCCAGAGAAGAGGGCGGCCCCAAGGCGGTGCTGGAATCCATGGCTACAGGAGTACCCGTTGTTTCCACCCCCGTCGGGCAAGCGAGCCACCTGATCCGGTCCGGCGTGAATGGGCTGCTGGCGTCCGGGTTTTCTCCGGAAGAGTTGACCGCTTTTATTGTCGCATTGTATGAAGATAGCGAAATTTCTTGTTTATTCAAAGAAAGAGGCTTGGTTACCGCATGCCAAAACTCCTATGGCGCTCAGCTCTCACTATGGCAGCGCTTTTTTTCCGGTATGCTCGGGCGCTGA
- a CDS encoding glycosyltransferase produces MSGETPFRVFCSSWSRNVNKGFASLERLDGTLDFSRYEINFYGRLPGKLKNIKVHPPVPHEDVPQALRGHHAFFFPSKVECCSNALLEALHCRLPVVAFNGSSNPELVGNGGLLFDDDAQLPQMFDTLRSHYHRYRSGICCLSFGEVVERYRNFMQSVTVADCGGFWSRKKRKAFFLLRVVKAGLRHKVSGR; encoded by the coding sequence TTGTCCGGTGAAACACCGTTTCGTGTTTTTTGCAGCAGCTGGTCACGTAATGTGAATAAAGGCTTTGCCTCGCTGGAACGGCTCGATGGCACTCTCGATTTTTCACGGTACGAAATTAATTTTTATGGGCGGCTGCCCGGCAAACTGAAAAATATAAAGGTGCATCCGCCTGTCCCGCATGAAGACGTTCCGCAGGCGCTGCGCGGGCATCATGCATTCTTTTTCCCTTCCAAGGTGGAATGCTGTTCCAACGCGCTGCTGGAGGCGCTGCATTGCAGGTTGCCGGTCGTTGCCTTTAATGGTTCATCAAACCCTGAGCTGGTTGGAAACGGCGGGCTGCTTTTCGATGATGACGCGCAGCTCCCTCAGATGTTTGATACCTTGAGGAGCCATTACCACAGGTACCGCAGCGGAATTTGCTGTCTTTCTTTCGGGGAAGTTGTCGAGCGCTACCGTAACTTCATGCAATCGGTCACAGTTGCAGATTGCGGTGGTTTTTGGAGCCGGAAAAAAAGAAAGGCTTTTTTTCTGCTGCGGGTAGTAAAAGCCGGATTGCGTCATAAAGTCTCGGGCCGCTGA
- a CDS encoding glycosyltransferase family 4 protein: MPCSNPETSQGLDKGVASMTGHNGRVTVLHITLSARQGGGPEHLYQLVQGLPAHVHSFIASPDEPPYIERYQRVVGIDHIVHVPHRKVSFGALRAVISFIRDNRIHIVHSHGKGAGLYGRIAALLTGCKSVHTFHGIHIQYGFAASACYRLLETILRRATDAFICVSAGEAEVALAKGFASRQRCHIVPNGVAIPEQPAGIDEAGLFSIIHMSRFDYAKNSEMLIPVALALREHSCSDRCRFVILGMGGNEAKVRNAAVAAGVGHMFHFAGNTPAPRAFLRGELAGHGGRAGCYLSTSRWEGLPLAVLEAMSEGVPVVATNVVGNADAVRHEETGFLYDLQQPAEAAEFIARLAGSSGLRNAMGYKAFIRAKDAFSRDAMVSGTAAVYASVLQG; the protein is encoded by the coding sequence ATGCCCTGTTCCAATCCGGAGACATCGCAGGGGCTGGACAAGGGAGTGGCATCCATGACCGGTCATAACGGCAGAGTAACTGTGCTTCATATCACTCTTTCCGCCCGGCAGGGCGGCGGACCCGAACATCTTTATCAGTTGGTGCAGGGACTCCCTGCCCATGTACACAGTTTTATAGCTTCTCCTGATGAACCTCCGTACATCGAACGATATCAGCGTGTTGTCGGTATTGATCATATCGTGCATGTCCCCCACAGAAAGGTGTCCTTCGGCGCCCTGCGTGCGGTGATTTCATTTATTCGTGACAACCGTATCCATATTGTTCACTCGCACGGCAAGGGGGCCGGCCTTTACGGGCGCATCGCTGCGCTGCTGACCGGCTGCAAAAGCGTACATACTTTTCATGGAATCCATATTCAGTATGGCTTTGCAGCCTCTGCCTGTTACAGGCTGCTGGAAACAATTCTCCGCAGAGCTACAGATGCTTTTATCTGCGTTTCAGCCGGTGAGGCCGAAGTGGCGCTTGCGAAAGGGTTTGCCAGCAGGCAGCGCTGTCATATTGTTCCAAACGGAGTGGCCATTCCCGAACAGCCTGCCGGCATTGACGAAGCCGGCCTTTTTTCCATTATACATATGTCACGTTTTGATTATGCAAAAAATTCCGAAATGCTTATACCGGTAGCACTCGCATTGCGTGAACATAGTTGTTCTGACCGGTGCCGGTTTGTAATTTTGGGGATGGGCGGTAACGAAGCGAAGGTCAGAAATGCCGCTGTTGCTGCCGGAGTAGGGCATATGTTTCATTTTGCAGGCAATACACCGGCTCCAAGAGCATTTCTCAGGGGTGAGCTTGCGGGCCATGGAGGAAGGGCAGGCTGCTACCTGTCAACCTCACGCTGGGAGGGCTTGCCGCTGGCCGTGCTGGAAGCCATGTCAGAAGGGGTTCCTGTGGTGGCCACCAATGTTGTGGGTAATGCGGATGCCGTGCGCCATGAGGAAACAGGTTTTCTTTACGACCTGCAACAGCCTGCCGAAGCGGCAGAGTTCATAGCCCGGCTGGCGGGTTCTTCCGGTCTCCGTAACGCTATGGGGTACAAGGCGTTTATACGGGCAAAAGATGCTTTCTCGCGGGATGCTATGGTGTCCGGAACCGCAGCCGTCTATGCATCGGTGCTGCAAGGATAG
- a CDS encoding glycosyltransferase: MKLALFFSRGISLADWNSSGLLDRETAVYARLLDSEDIEHIYWITYGKDDGELAAGLQRAGRLPENLTVLPMPALFASALGRAVYSLAAPVFCRRIMRHVAVVKSNQMDGAWTPLLAKMLFGKRFFARTGYTASLFRKREKGARSVQHIFYCVVEAIVYRFADAASVTSYADYDHIVSNYAVRRAFCIPNYVDTGRFVPARKTCCRMLFAGRLNAQKNVEALIGAVAETGAGLDVYGGGALLAQLEGCARAAGADVVFHGVVSQNVLAEALRHARFFVLPSLYEGLPKALLEAMACGCICIVTPVEGSSEVIADGRNGIVASGSDAASLADALRRAMALLPDDRERMAAAARKTVMDRYSLQAVAESELQLLKRLALGVPVAGLPDDTFSGQTPRVSVLLCVHNGQPFVSAAVDSVLQQTFSDFELIIADDGSTDDTPRILRAYAARDKRVRVVTLAAKGGLTRALNIALSYAKAPLVSRIDADDLWLPEKLEKQYAVMCADSSLVMLGTAYDCVDGAGEFAGPQDVALISGWQNIRQAVCRFNPFFHSSVMFRRKHACAAGGYDLRFKTAQDYALWLKLLGSGRGDNLPDTLARRRIHGQMISQVRRRSQRFYAVLARLKNVWCLKHAGAWKGLAADCAVVLLPAPAAALCRKAVNVFRHRP; this comes from the coding sequence ATGAAGCTGGCTCTTTTTTTCTCCCGCGGCATTTCACTTGCTGATTGGAATTCTTCCGGATTGCTGGATAGAGAAACTGCGGTATATGCCAGACTGCTTGATTCAGAAGATATTGAGCATATTTATTGGATCACATACGGCAAAGATGATGGAGAACTGGCGGCCGGACTGCAGCGTGCGGGCAGGCTGCCCGAAAATCTTACAGTGCTGCCTATGCCTGCCCTGTTCGCCTCTGCACTCGGGCGTGCCGTGTATTCTTTGGCCGCGCCCGTCTTCTGCCGCCGCATCATGCGCCACGTCGCAGTGGTGAAGTCTAACCAGATGGACGGCGCATGGACTCCCTTGCTGGCCAAGATGTTGTTCGGCAAGCGTTTTTTTGCACGCACAGGGTATACTGCGTCGCTTTTCAGAAAAAGAGAAAAAGGTGCGCGCTCTGTACAGCACATTTTTTACTGTGTTGTCGAAGCGATTGTGTATCGCTTTGCAGATGCGGCTTCTGTGACCTCTTATGCTGATTATGATCATATTGTCTCGAATTATGCGGTCCGGCGGGCTTTCTGTATTCCCAACTATGTTGATACAGGCAGGTTTGTTCCTGCGCGCAAAACATGTTGCCGTATGTTGTTTGCCGGCCGTCTGAACGCACAGAAGAACGTTGAAGCACTGATCGGGGCCGTTGCAGAAACGGGCGCAGGGCTGGATGTCTACGGCGGGGGGGCTTTGCTGGCACAGCTTGAGGGGTGCGCCCGCGCAGCAGGCGCCGATGTGGTTTTTCACGGGGTCGTCAGCCAGAACGTGCTGGCTGAGGCTTTGCGCCATGCCCGTTTTTTTGTTTTGCCTTCTCTGTACGAGGGGCTGCCCAAGGCGCTGCTGGAGGCGATGGCCTGCGGTTGTATATGTATCGTCACGCCTGTTGAGGGCAGTTCAGAGGTTATTGCAGATGGCCGCAACGGCATTGTCGCTTCCGGAAGCGATGCGGCATCTCTTGCTGACGCATTGCGCCGGGCTATGGCATTGTTGCCCGATGATCGCGAAAGAATGGCTGCAGCCGCCCGTAAAACGGTTATGGACCGCTACAGTCTGCAGGCCGTGGCAGAAAGCGAACTGCAGCTGTTAAAGCGTCTGGCGCTGGGGGTGCCTGTTGCCGGTCTGCCGGACGATACCTTTTCAGGGCAGACACCGCGTGTCAGTGTGTTGCTTTGCGTTCATAACGGCCAGCCCTTTGTATCCGCCGCTGTCGATTCTGTTCTTCAACAGACTTTTTCCGATTTTGAGCTGATCATTGCAGACGACGGTTCCACGGATGATACGCCGCGCATATTGCGTGCGTATGCGGCACGCGACAAGCGTGTCAGGGTGGTTACTCTTGCCGCAAAGGGCGGGCTGACCAGAGCATTGAATATAGCCTTGTCCTATGCAAAAGCTCCTCTGGTGTCCAGAATTGATGCAGACGACCTGTGGCTGCCGGAGAAGCTGGAGAAGCAGTATGCAGTAATGTGTGCAGATTCCTCACTGGTAATGCTGGGTACAGCCTATGATTGCGTTGACGGGGCCGGTGAATTTGCAGGTCCGCAAGATGTTGCTTTGATTTCAGGCTGGCAGAATATCCGTCAGGCTGTATGCCGGTTCAACCCGTTTTTCCACAGCTCGGTTATGTTCCGCAGAAAACATGCCTGTGCGGCGGGGGGATATGACCTGCGCTTTAAGACGGCTCAGGATTACGCGCTCTGGCTGAAGCTGCTCGGTTCAGGAAGAGGGGACAATCTGCCGGATACGCTTGCACGCCGCAGAATTCACGGGCAGATGATTTCGCAGGTCAGAAGGCGCAGCCAGCGGTTTTATGCCGTGCTGGCCCGACTGAAAAATGTGTGGTGCCTGAAGCATGCAGGCGCATGGAAAGGCCTTGCCGCGGATTGCGCTGTGGTACTGCTGCCTGCACCGGCGGCGGCTTTGTGCAGAAAAGCTGTGAATGTCTTCCGGCACCGGCCGTAA
- a CDS encoding class I SAM-dependent methyltransferase: protein MQTKTTHGPQCLNGYMLEDVPCPLCGEADSSTVYSHVHDHYNGLAGDFAVVRCRSCGFVYTNPRPTEDTIGHFYPDSAGYFSPAAPQDPGPMDILFESYLADVLGYPSTGGDRPFLSKVLRPYCALRAKITGIPPFVSGGRLLDVGCSYGRYLSKMAAYGWSVYGIEPHAAAAEVAMQVCGAGNVHNGTIATAPWQDSFFDVITLNMSLEHCHTPVKVLQKASALLKNDGVLIVSVPNFAGFESKLHAQFAYTLHAPCHLSHFTPQTLRMAGEKSGLQCTEIVFHHVDRDFVAPFEYKKNVYLSKLVHARLVRKLLIKPAVFIAARMGLTSRMTAYFKK, encoded by the coding sequence TTGCAGACGAAAACGACACACGGCCCTCAGTGCCTGAACGGCTACATGCTTGAGGATGTTCCATGTCCGCTTTGTGGTGAAGCGGACAGCAGCACTGTGTACAGCCATGTTCACGATCATTACAACGGGCTGGCTGGTGACTTTGCAGTTGTCCGGTGCCGGAGTTGTGGTTTTGTCTATACAAATCCACGCCCTACGGAAGATACAATCGGGCACTTCTATCCTGATTCGGCAGGATATTTCAGCCCTGCCGCGCCGCAGGACCCCGGTCCTATGGATATTCTTTTTGAGAGCTACCTCGCTGACGTTCTCGGCTATCCATCAACAGGCGGTGACAGGCCGTTTTTAAGCAAGGTTTTGCGGCCGTATTGTGCTCTGCGGGCTAAAATTACCGGGATACCTCCTTTTGTCTCCGGTGGACGTCTGCTCGACGTCGGTTGTTCGTATGGACGGTACCTGTCAAAAATGGCGGCATACGGCTGGAGTGTATATGGTATTGAACCGCACGCCGCTGCCGCCGAGGTGGCTATGCAGGTCTGTGGTGCAGGTAATGTTCATAACGGGACTATTGCAACAGCTCCGTGGCAGGATTCCTTTTTTGATGTGATTACGTTGAATATGTCTTTGGAGCATTGCCATACCCCTGTCAAAGTGCTGCAGAAAGCTTCGGCTTTGTTAAAGAATGACGGTGTGCTGATTGTCAGTGTTCCAAACTTTGCCGGTTTTGAGAGTAAATTGCATGCGCAATTCGCCTATACTCTGCATGCCCCATGTCATTTGTCGCATTTTACACCACAAACGCTTAGAATGGCGGGCGAAAAAAGCGGACTTCAATGCACGGAAATTGTTTTCCACCATGTCGATCGCGACTTTGTGGCTCCCTTTGAATATAAGAAAAATGTGTATCTTTCTAAACTAGTGCATGCCCGTCTGGTCCGCAAACTGCTGATCAAACCGGCAGTCTTTATAGCCGCCCGGATGGGTTTAACCAGTAGAATGACAGCATATTTTAAGAAATGA